The genomic window AGCGCCGACGTGGCGCGGGTGAAGTTCGTGAAGGCGGCGCAACGGCTGGGCTTCAGCCTGGACGAGATCGGGCAGCTTCTGAAACTGGAAGACGGGACCCATTGCAGCGAGGCGGCGGAACTGGCTGCCTTGCGGCTGGACGACGTGCGCACCAAGCTGTCCGACCTGCGCCGTATCGAGGCAGCCTTGTCCACGCTGGTCGCTGAATGCCATGCGCACCAGGGCAATGTATCCTGTCCGCTAAT from Azospira restricta includes these protein-coding regions:
- the merR gene encoding Hg(II)-responsive transcriptional regulator, producing the protein MNTDPDSLTIGAFAKAAGVNVETIRFYQLKGLLPTPDRPYGSIRRYGSADVARVKFVKAAQRLGFSLDEIGQLLKLEDGTHCSEAAELAALRLDDVRTKLSDLRRIEAALSTLVAECHAHQGNVSCPLIAALHC